The following are from one region of the Dreissena polymorpha isolate Duluth1 chromosome 2, UMN_Dpol_1.0, whole genome shotgun sequence genome:
- the LOC127868649 gene encoding F-box/LRR-repeat protein 16-like, whose protein sequence is MSTIRKAYMEISNGIRGLRLHREQTQQTTQNASIQKDTNKQTTSNGSALGNTQTASRMVRSPKPLIARKIRSLFGRSQPTSARELFLDERFLCKFFMFFTPEERGKLSQVCKTWKHIVYQPKFWINVIPVIACKELSKKEDVRKCFYDSLQQRSVDGVCLFGATDEDIADFVNHFSNYKKQIRSISLRCSNVSDTGLEVLFKRLSCIYRLEISGCNELTETGLWSCLNPKIVSLSVSDCINVADDTIGAVSQLLPSLYEFNLQAYHVTDAALAFFSAKQSYTLCILRLQSCWEITNHGIVNIVHSLPNLTVLSLSGCSKITDDGVELIAENLRKLRVLDLSWCPRVTDAALEYIACDLNQLEELVLDRCSHVSDIGIGYLSTMTSLVKLFLRWCTQIRDFGLQHMYSMRNLRVLSLAGCALVSGQGLCGLTQLRHLEELELTNCPSATCEVCLYLKENMPRCMILD, encoded by the exons ATGTCGACGATTCGGAAGGCGTATATGGAAATATCGAATGGAATAAGAGGATTAAGATTGCATAGAGAACAAACACAACAGACGACACAAAACGCGTCTATCCAGAAGGACACAAATAAGCAGACGACGAGCAACGGTTCAGCGCTTGGTAATACGCAGACGGCAAGTAGAATGGTGCGGTCACCGAAACCTCTAATCGCGCGCAAAATCCGCAGCTTGTTTGGGAGGTCTCAGCCAACATCCGCCCGGGAATTGTTTCTTGACGAGAGATTTCTATGTAAGTTCTTCATGTTCTTTACTCCAGAAGAAAGAGGCAAGCTTTCTCAGGTATGTAAAACGTGGAAGCACATTGTGTATCAACCCAAGTTCTGGATCAATGTGATACCCGTAATAGCATGCAAAGAACTCAGCAAAAAGGAAGACGTGCGGAAGTGTTTCTACGATAGCCTGCAACAACGAAGTGTGGATGGTGTGTGTTTGTTCGGTGCCACAGACGAGGATATTGCTGATTTTGTAAACCATTTCTCTAATTACAAGAAACAGATACGTTCCATAAGCCTCAGGTGTTCTAACGTTTCTGATACCGGTTTGGAAGTACTGTTCAAAAGGCTTTCGTGTATTTATCGGCTTGAAATTTCAGGATGTAACGAATTGACAGAAACTGGCCTGTGGTCATGTTTAAATCCCAAAATAGTGTCCCTTAGTGTCAGCGACTGTATCAACGTAGCAGACGACACGATCGGGGCGGTTTCGCAGCTCTTACCCTCTCTTTATGAATTCAACCTGCAAGCCTACCACGTAACGGACGCCGCATTGGCTTTCTTCAGTGCAAAACAGAGCTACACCCTGTGCATACTCAGACTGCAGTCGTGCTGGGAAATCACCAACCATGGGATTGTGAATATTGTCCATTCCTTGCCAAACCTGACAGTCCTCAGTTTGTCAGGATGCAGTAAAATTACTGACGACGGCGTGGAGCTGATTGCAGAGAATCTCCGGAAATTGCGTGTCCTGGACCTGTCATGGTGCCCTCGCGTCACGGACGCCGCTCTAGAGTACATTGCATGTGATTTGAACCAGCTGGAGGAGCTCGTCCTCGATAG ATGTTCTCACGTTTCTGACATCGGCATCGGGTACCTGTCGACGATGACATCACTTGTCAAGCTGTTTCTGCGATGGTGCACTCAAATCAGGGATTTCGGATTGCAACACATGTACTCTATGAGAAATCTGCGAGTGCTGTCTTTAGCAG GTTGCGCCCTGGTGTCCGGTCAAGGTCTCTGCGGCCTGACGCAGCTACGACACCTCGAGGAGCTGGAGCTGACCAACTGCCCGAGTGCAACGTGCGAAGTGTGCCTCTACCTGAAGGAGAACATGCCACGATGCATGATACTGGACTGA